A genomic segment from Gossypium hirsutum isolate 1008001.06 chromosome D04, Gossypium_hirsutum_v2.1, whole genome shotgun sequence encodes:
- the LOC121215927 gene encoding probable protein S-acyltransferase 6, translating into MYRAPFPAQLSVSDRRVIDNNATDVRVYQVWKGSNKFFLGGRVIFGPDVRSIFLTISLIVIPVLLFCAFVSRRIIYAFDNHLGKLIIFILILLTVYDLILLLLTSGRDPGIIPRNSHPPELEEDGSTMSTDWLGSQSSAGVPNLPPTKDVVVNGVIVKVKYCQTCMLYRPPRCSHCSICNNCVERFDHHCPWVGQCIGKRNYRFFFMFVSSTTVLCLYVFVFSWVTIKKIMAEYDCNLWSAFLKSPVSGILILYTFMTAWFVGGLTVFHLYLICTNQTTYENFRYRYDSKRNPYNRGCVRNVCEIFLSKIPKSKSNFRAMVRVDSSSLFGSTMSLARPMSPNIRKKSFDIETGKRQAVVAEDFEDIHSQIDSVGGLERCGTQPRHIIQCENSNWEISPNISVMSAEFAMEQGFKDREKVCKKGH; encoded by the exons ATGTACAGAGCTCCATTCCCGGCTCAGCTCTCTGTTTCCGACCGCCGTGTCATCGACAACAATGCCACTGACGTTCGAGTCTATCAAGTTTGGAAAGGAAGCAAT AAATTTTTCCTTGGAGGTAGAGTGATATTCGGTCCCGATGTAAGGTCAATCTTCCTTACGATATCTCTGATTGTGATCCCGGTCTTATTATTTTGCGCTTTCGTTTCTCGAAGAATCATTTACGCATTTGACAACCATCTTGGCAAACTCATTATATTTATTCTAATTCTCCTAACCGTATAT GATCTTATTCTCCTGCTCCTCACTTCCGGGAGAGATCCTGGCATTATTCCACGAAACTCCCATCCTCCAGAACTGGAGGAAGATGGTTCCACTATGTCTACGGATTGGCTAGGGAGTCAGAGTAGTGCTGGTGTTCCTAATTTACCACCTACCAAAGATGTTGTGGTTAATGGGGTGATTGTCAAGGTTAAATACTGCCAAACTTGCATGCTATACCGTCCACCGCGTTGCTCTCATTGCTCTATATGCAATAATTGCGTTGAGCGTTTCGATCACCATTGCCCCTGGGTAGGGCAGTGTATTGGGAAG AGAAATTATAGATTCTTCTTCATGTTCGTGTCTTCGACAACCGTACTATGCCTGTACGTTTTTGTCTTTAGCTGGGTAACCATTAAGAAAATAATGGCTGAATACGATTGTAATCTCTGGAGTGCATTCTTGAAGTCCCCTGTTTCAGGGATTCTTATACTATATACATTTATGACTGCCTGGTTTGTTGGAGGCCTCACCGTGTTTCACCTCTATTTGATTTGTACCAACCAG ACAACATATGAGAATTTTCGGTATCGTTATGATTCAAAAAGGAATCCTTATAACCGTGGTTGTGTTCGCAACGTTTGTGAGATATTCTTGTCCAAAATTCCCAAGTCTAAAAGTAACTTCAGGGCAATGGTCAGGGTGGACTCATCTTCTCTCTTTGGTAGCACAATGTCATTGGCACGACCCATGAGCCCAAATATACGGAAAAAAAGCTTTGACATTGAGACAGGAAAGCGGCAAGCTGTTGTTGCTGAGGATTTTGAAGATATACACAGCCAGATTGATAGCGTTGGTGGATTGGAAAGATGTGGAACACAACCAAGGCACATAATCCAGTGTGAAAATTCCAATTGGGAGATCTCACCCAATATAAGTGTGATGTCTGCTGAGTTTGCAATGGAACAAGGTTTCAAGGATAGGGAGAAAGTTTGTAA